Proteins co-encoded in one Xanthomonas campestris pv. badrii genomic window:
- a CDS encoding flagellar basal body P-ring protein FlgI has translation MNLSSLPFRLLAAAVALCAMAAPASAERIKDLAQVGGVRGNALVGYGLVVGLDGSGDRTSQAPFTVQSLKNLLGELGVNVPANVNPQLKNVAAVAIHAELPPFAKPGQPIDITVSSIANAVSLRGGSLLMAPLKGADGQVYAMAQGNLVVGGFGAQGKDGSRVSVNVPSVGRIPNGATVERALPDVFAGSGEITLNLHQNDFTTVSRMVAAIDNSFGAGTARAVDGVTVAVRSPTDPGARIGLLSRLENVELSPGDAPAKVVVNARTGTVVIGQLVRVMPAAIAHGSLTVTISENTNVSQPGAFSGGRTAVTQQSTITATSEGSRMFKFEGGTTLDQIVRAVNEVGAAPGDLVAILEALKQAGALTAELEVI, from the coding sequence ATGAACCTGTCTTCCCTGCCCTTCCGTCTGCTCGCTGCCGCCGTTGCGCTGTGCGCGATGGCCGCCCCGGCCAGCGCCGAACGCATCAAGGATCTTGCCCAGGTCGGTGGCGTGCGCGGCAACGCGCTGGTCGGCTACGGCCTGGTGGTCGGCCTGGATGGCAGCGGCGACCGTACCAGCCAGGCCCCCTTCACCGTGCAGAGCCTGAAGAACCTGCTCGGCGAGCTGGGCGTCAATGTTCCGGCGAACGTCAACCCGCAGCTGAAAAACGTCGCGGCCGTGGCCATCCACGCCGAATTGCCGCCGTTCGCCAAGCCCGGCCAGCCGATCGATATCACTGTGTCCTCGATCGCCAATGCGGTCTCGCTGCGCGGTGGCTCGCTGCTGATGGCGCCGCTGAAAGGCGCCGACGGCCAGGTCTATGCAATGGCCCAGGGCAACCTGGTGGTCGGCGGCTTCGGTGCGCAGGGCAAGGACGGGTCGCGGGTGTCGGTCAACGTGCCCAGCGTCGGCCGGATTCCGAATGGCGCCACGGTCGAACGCGCGCTGCCGGACGTGTTCGCCGGCAGCGGTGAAATCACCCTGAACCTGCACCAGAACGACTTCACCACCGTCTCGCGCATGGTGGCGGCGATCGACAACAGCTTCGGCGCCGGCACCGCGCGTGCGGTCGATGGCGTGACCGTGGCGGTGCGCTCGCCGACCGACCCGGGCGCGCGCATCGGCCTGCTGTCACGGCTGGAAAACGTCGAGCTTTCGCCCGGCGACGCACCGGCCAAGGTGGTGGTCAATGCGCGTACCGGCACCGTGGTCATCGGCCAGCTGGTGCGGGTGATGCCGGCCGCCATTGCGCATGGCTCGCTCACCGTGACCATCAGCGAGAACACCAATGTCAGCCAGCCGGGCGCCTTCAGCGGCGGCCGCACTGCAGTGACCCAGCAGTCGACCATCACGGCCACCTCCGAAGGCAGCCGCATGTTCAAGTTCGAAGGCGGCACCACGCTCGACCAGATCGTCCGCGCGGTCAACGAGGTCGGCGCGGCTCCCGGCGACCTGGTCGCCATCCTGGAAGCCCTGAAGCAGGCTGGCGCGCTGACGGCGGAGCTAGAGGTGATCTGA
- the flgH gene encoding flagellar basal body L-ring protein FlgH gives MSRLPSLSSLCLAIACSALLGGCVAAGDVRPFAAMAPIVPVVAPVAQPTAGAIYAAGPSLNLYGDRRARDVGDLLTVNLIENTTASSTANTSISKKDATTMAAPTLLGAPLTVGGLNVLQNSLSGDRSFDGKGNTAQSNRMQGSVTVTVMQRLPNGNLVIQGQKQLRLTQGDELVQVQGIVRAADIAPDNSVPSSKVADARIAYGGRGAIAQSNAMGWLSRFFNSRLSPY, from the coding sequence ATGTCCCGCCTGCCTTCCCTCTCCTCTCTGTGCTTGGCCATCGCCTGCAGCGCGCTGCTGGGTGGCTGCGTGGCCGCCGGCGATGTGCGGCCGTTTGCGGCGATGGCGCCGATCGTGCCGGTGGTCGCGCCGGTGGCGCAGCCCACCGCCGGCGCGATCTACGCCGCCGGCCCGAGCCTGAATCTGTATGGCGACCGCCGCGCCCGCGATGTCGGCGACCTGCTGACGGTGAATCTGATCGAAAACACCACCGCCTCGTCCACCGCCAACACCAGCATCAGCAAGAAGGACGCCACCACCATGGCCGCCCCGACGCTGCTGGGTGCGCCGTTGACCGTCGGTGGCTTGAACGTGTTGCAGAACTCGTTGAGCGGCGATCGCAGCTTCGACGGCAAGGGCAACACCGCGCAGAGCAACCGCATGCAGGGCAGCGTCACCGTGACCGTGATGCAGCGCCTGCCCAACGGCAACCTGGTGATCCAGGGGCAGAAGCAGCTGCGCCTGACCCAGGGCGACGAGTTGGTGCAGGTGCAAGGCATCGTGCGCGCCGCCGACATTGCCCCGGACAACTCGGTGCCCTCCAGCAAGGTGGCCGACGCCCGCATCGCCTACGGCGGCCGCGGCGCCATCGCCCAGTCCAACGCGATGGGCTGGCTGAGCCGCTTCTTCAATTCCCGTCTGTCGCCCTACTGA
- the flgG gene encoding flagellar basal-body rod protein FlgG encodes MNQALWVAKTGLDAQQTRMSVISNNLANTNTTGFKRDRAAFEDLLYQQVRAPGGSTSAQTQLPTGLQLGTGVRVVSTFKGFDQGSQQQTGRALDVMVNGRGFFEVQMPDGTSAYTRDGTFQINAQGELVTNSGYPLQPGIQIPEGAQSLTIGNDGTISVTLAGQAAAQEIGALTLTDFINPSGLQAKGENLFVETTASGPAQNGTPGLNGLGTTVQGALEGSNVNTVEELVSMIETQRAYEMNAKAISTTDSMLGYLNNNV; translated from the coding sequence ATGAATCAGGCTTTGTGGGTCGCCAAAACCGGACTGGATGCGCAGCAGACGCGCATGTCGGTCATTTCCAACAACCTGGCCAATACCAATACCACCGGCTTCAAGCGCGACCGTGCCGCGTTCGAAGACCTGCTGTATCAACAGGTGCGTGCGCCGGGCGGTTCCACCTCCGCGCAGACGCAGCTGCCGACCGGCCTGCAGCTGGGTACCGGCGTGCGCGTGGTGTCCACGTTCAAGGGCTTCGACCAGGGCAGCCAGCAGCAGACCGGCCGCGCGCTCGACGTGATGGTCAACGGCCGCGGCTTCTTCGAAGTGCAGATGCCCGACGGTACCTCCGCCTACACCCGCGACGGCACCTTCCAGATCAACGCCCAGGGCGAGCTGGTCACCAACAGCGGCTACCCGCTGCAGCCGGGCATCCAGATCCCCGAAGGCGCGCAGTCGCTGACCATCGGCAACGACGGCACCATCAGCGTCACCCTGGCCGGCCAGGCCGCCGCGCAGGAAATCGGCGCGCTGACGCTGACCGACTTCATCAACCCCTCGGGCCTGCAGGCCAAGGGCGAGAACCTGTTCGTCGAAACCACCGCCTCGGGCCCCGCGCAGAACGGCACGCCCGGCCTCAACGGCCTGGGCACCACCGTGCAGGGCGCGCTGGAAGGCAGCAACGTCAATACGGTGGAAGAGCTGGTGAGCATGATCGAAACCCAGCGCGCCTATGAAATGAATGCCAAGGCCATCTCCACCACCGACTCCATGCTCGGTTACTTGAACAACAACGTCTGA
- the flgF gene encoding flagellar basal-body rod protein FlgF — protein MDKALYVAMTGARASLQAQGTVSHNLANVDTVGFKAALANTEAFKIQGKGYPSRIDALHVDQGFDRSQGHQKVTGNPLDVSLQQDRWLAVQSPDGSEAYTRNGELALTANGQLVTANGHAVLDEGGNPMTIPPHQAMEIGSDGSISIIPQGEGPQTMAIVGKMKVVDAPADRLTRRPDGLMRNTSTDPAQAFAVATGKTINSGMLEGSNVDAAGALVEMIQLQRQFEMQVKIIKNGDDNAQSANSLLRVSG, from the coding sequence ATGGATAAAGCCCTCTACGTCGCAATGACCGGTGCCCGTGCCTCCCTGCAGGCGCAGGGCACCGTGTCGCACAACCTTGCCAACGTCGATACGGTGGGGTTCAAGGCCGCGTTGGCCAATACCGAGGCGTTCAAGATCCAGGGCAAGGGCTATCCGTCGCGGATCGACGCGCTGCACGTGGATCAGGGCTTCGACCGCAGCCAGGGCCATCAGAAGGTGACCGGCAACCCGCTGGACGTGTCGCTGCAGCAGGACCGCTGGCTGGCGGTGCAGTCGCCCGACGGCAGCGAGGCCTACACCCGCAACGGCGAACTGGCGCTCACCGCCAATGGCCAGCTGGTCACCGCCAACGGGCACGCGGTGCTGGATGAAGGCGGTAACCCGATGACCATCCCGCCGCACCAGGCGATGGAAATCGGCAGCGACGGCAGCATTTCCATCATTCCGCAGGGCGAAGGCCCGCAGACCATGGCCATCGTCGGCAAGATGAAGGTGGTCGACGCCCCCGCCGACCGTTTGACGCGGCGCCCCGACGGGCTGATGCGCAACACCAGCACCGACCCGGCGCAGGCGTTTGCGGTGGCCACCGGCAAGACCATCAACAGCGGCATGCTGGAAGGCAGCAACGTGGACGCGGCCGGCGCGCTGGTGGAAATGATCCAGCTGCAGCGTCAGTTCGAAATGCAGGTCAAGATCATCAAGAACGGCGACGACAACGCGCAATCGGCCAACTCGTTGTTGCGGGTGAGCGGCTAA